In a single window of the Methylophaga frappieri genome:
- the plsY gene encoding glycerol-3-phosphate 1-O-acyltransferase PlsY, which yields MPEISFLILLVFIGAYLIGSLSSAVMLCRLTGLPDPRTQGSGNPGATNVLRMGSKKAGCGCLANRYTEGRDSGLNCPLAGTGYVLCQLNGVGGFSGALISGFFQFRGGKGVATALGAFLALSPWLALAAVATWLAVFMLSRISSLSAISAAMMTPIYSLWLIADPASRGIILLMALLLLVRHHGNIRRLLHGEEKKSG from the coding sequence ATGCCCGAAATTTCCTTCCTGATATTGCTGGTATTCATTGGCGCCTACCTGATTGGTTCTTTGTCGAGTGCGGTGATGCTGTGTCGATTGACGGGGTTGCCTGATCCGCGCACACAAGGTTCGGGAAACCCTGGCGCAACAAATGTATTACGTATGGGCAGCAAAAAAGCTGGCTGCGGTTGTCTTGCTAATCGATATACTGAAGGGCGTGATTCCGGTCTTAATTGCCCGTTGGCTGGGACTGGATATGTTTTATGTCAGCTTAACGGCGTTGGCGGCTTTTCTGGGGCACTTATATCCGGTTTTTTTCAGTTTCGTGGTGGCAAAGGGGTCGCAACAGCTTTGGGCGCTTTTCTGGCGCTCTCGCCATGGTTAGCTTTAGCGGCCGTTGCAACTTGGTTAGCGGTGTTTATGCTGAGCCGGATTTCATCCTTGTCGGCCATTAGCGCAGCGATGATGACCCCGATATACAGTCTTTGGCTGATTGCTGATCCCGCCTCTCGCGGCATTATTTTACTGATGGCGCTGTTATTGTTGGTACGCCACCATGGCAATATTCGACGTTTATTGCATGGCGAAGAAAAAAAATCAGGCTGA
- the grxC gene encoding glutaredoxin 3 — MSQVTIYSTAQCPYCVMAKQLLDRKGIAYNEIRIDESPEKRQEMMQKSQQRTVPQIFINDQAIGGYTDLVALDRANELDKMLA, encoded by the coding sequence ATGTCACAAGTCACTATCTACTCAACCGCACAGTGCCCTTATTGCGTGATGGCCAAGCAGCTATTAGATCGTAAAGGGATTGCTTACAACGAAATTCGCATTGACGAATCACCGGAAAAGCGTCAGGAAATGATGCAAAAAAGTCAGCAACGCACGGTGCCACAAATTTTCATAAACGATCAGGCAATCGGTGGTTACACCGACTTAGTTGCACTGGATCGAGCAAATGAGCTCGATAAAATGCTGGCCTGA
- a CDS encoding GatB/YqeY domain-containing protein: MPAEASPLKVRIQDNVKDAMRAKDKHRLGALRQITAAIKQSEVDNRQDLSDDDILVILTKMTKQRKDALSQYEQAGREDLAAIERDELAIIEEFLPAAMTEAELEAAIASAIAESGASSVKDMGAVMNVLRPKIQGRADMGAVSSQVKAALSA, from the coding sequence ATGCCTGCTGAAGCCAGTCCGCTTAAAGTCCGAATTCAGGACAATGTTAAAGATGCAATGCGCGCGAAAGACAAACATCGTCTTGGTGCATTACGCCAGATAACGGCGGCGATTAAACAGTCTGAAGTGGATAATCGTCAGGATTTGTCTGATGACGATATTTTGGTGATCCTCACCAAAATGACCAAACAGCGCAAAGATGCCTTGAGCCAATATGAGCAGGCAGGACGCGAAGATTTGGCAGCAATTGAGCGCGATGAATTGGCAATTATTGAAGAATTTCTGCCAGCAGCGATGACCGAAGCAGAGCTGGAGGCAGCCATTGCCTCAGCGATTGCAGAAAGTGGTGCCAGCAGCGTCAAAGACATGGGCGCCGTCATGAATGTGTTGCGTCCCAAGATTCAGGGCCGTGCCGATATGGGCGCGGTCAGTAGTCAAGTCAAGGCTGCTTTGAGCGCTTGA
- a CDS encoding SDR family oxidoreductase produces MDPILVTGASRRVGLHIAQRLHADGYKVLAHYRTETDGVQSLRDAGVDLIQADFDSQSAILSFVQLLKTRYPNYRGIIHNASTFTPTESDLTAAASQYAAFFHVHMLAPFLINQALAEQLRGEQDSPADIVHITDINAENPTPRFDSYGTTKAGLHNMMLAMAKKLAPKIKVNAVAPGPVLFNVSHTPAARQEMLSETPLACEGGAEPVYLAVRSLLQNPFLTGVSIPVDGGRRLSKK; encoded by the coding sequence ATGGATCCGATTTTAGTTACGGGCGCGAGTCGGCGTGTAGGATTACATATTGCCCAGCGTCTCCATGCTGATGGTTACAAGGTGTTAGCGCATTACCGCACAGAAACGGATGGGGTGCAATCATTACGCGATGCGGGTGTTGATTTGATTCAGGCGGATTTTGATAGTCAATCGGCGATTTTGAGTTTTGTTCAGCTGCTTAAAACCCGGTATCCAAACTATCGTGGCATCATTCACAATGCGTCCACTTTCACGCCAACAGAGTCAGATCTGACCGCTGCGGCAAGTCAATATGCAGCTTTTTTTCATGTTCATATGCTGGCGCCCTTTCTCATCAATCAGGCGCTTGCCGAGCAATTACGCGGCGAACAGGATAGCCCGGCGGATATTGTGCATATCACTGATATTAATGCCGAAAACCCAACCCCGCGGTTTGATAGTTACGGCACGACCAAAGCGGGTTTGCATAACATGATGCTGGCAATGGCAAAAAAATTAGCGCCCAAAATCAAAGTCAATGCCGTTGCGCCCGGCCCCGTCTTGTTTAATGTGTCTCATACGCCAGCAGCCAGACAGGAAATGTTATCCGAGACCCCGCTTGCCTGCGAAGGTGGCGCCGAACCTGTTTATCTGGCGGTGCGCAGTTTATTGCAAAACCCGTTTTTGACTGGTGTCAGTATCCCGGTCGATGGTGGTCGGCGTTTGTCCAAAAAATAA
- the tsaD gene encoding tRNA (adenosine(37)-N6)-threonylcarbamoyltransferase complex transferase subunit TsaD: MRVLGIESSCDETGIALYDTEKGLLSHRLFSQIEMHAEYGGVVPELASRDHIRKALPLMQQVLDDAGLTQNDIDAVAYTAGPGLVGALLVGAAIGRSLAWALSIPALPINHMEGHLLSPLLEDSPPDFPFVSLLVSGGHTLLVDVRAVGNYHLLGESIDDAVGEAFDKTAKMLGLGYPGGPALAKLAEQGVSGSYDFPRPMVNRPGLDFSFSGLKTAALNAWHNSDQSVQSKANIALAFETAAVETLVIKCRRALKQTGYRRLVVAGGVSANQSLRQALNALPGKQVFYPAMRFCSDNGAMIAFAGAMRQQAMKPDMPAIFTVRARWPLDELTPPSA, translated from the coding sequence ATGCGTGTTTTGGGAATCGAATCTTCCTGCGATGAAACCGGCATTGCCCTTTACGATACCGAGAAAGGGTTGTTGTCACACCGATTATTCAGCCAAATTGAGATGCATGCTGAATATGGTGGTGTTGTACCTGAACTGGCATCACGGGACCATATTCGAAAAGCATTACCATTGATGCAGCAAGTGCTGGATGATGCCGGATTAACGCAAAATGATATTGACGCCGTTGCCTATACCGCCGGCCCGGGTTTAGTTGGCGCCTTGCTGGTCGGCGCGGCCATTGGTCGTAGTTTGGCATGGGCATTATCGATTCCGGCGTTACCAATTAACCATATGGAAGGGCATTTGTTGTCACCCTTGCTAGAAGATTCGCCACCTGACTTTCCTTTTGTTTCATTATTAGTCTCCGGTGGCCACACCTTATTGGTTGATGTTCGGGCGGTAGGCAACTATCACTTGCTGGGCGAGTCGATCGATGACGCCGTCGGAGAGGCATTTGATAAAACCGCCAAAATGCTGGGGTTGGGGTATCCGGGTGGCCCGGCATTGGCCAAGCTGGCAGAGCAAGGCGTCAGTGGCAGCTATGACTTTCCGCGGCCTATGGTGAATCGACCAGGGCTGGATTTTAGTTTTAGCGGCTTAAAAACCGCGGCGCTGAATGCCTGGCATAACAGCGATCAATCTGTGCAAAGTAAAGCCAATATTGCGCTTGCATTTGAAACAGCTGCCGTAGAAACCTTGGTCATCAAATGTCGACGCGCATTAAAACAGACTGGTTATCGCCGCTTGGTCGTTGCCGGCGGCGTTAGTGCCAACCAATCATTACGACAAGCGTTAAATGCATTACCTGGCAAGCAGGTTTTCTATCCTGCTATGCGCTTTTGCAGTGATAACGGTGCCATGATTGCCTTTGCTGGTGCGATGCGCCAACAGGCAATGAAACCAGATATGCCGGCGATTTTCACTGTTCGGGCGCGCTGGCCGCTAGATGAATTAACACCACCATCAGCCTGA
- a CDS encoding class I SAM-dependent methyltransferase — MTQTHKLPLPDIAAQQLSMTLQQHIQSAIHQHNGWLRFDLFMQHCLYYPGLGYYQNTLPKLGAAGDFVTAAEISPLYAATFANHIAEVLIQTTGDCLEFGAGSGQFAVDLLKQLQQRQHLPKRYFILETSATLQQRQRQLIHQQIPALIDRVHWLAQLPDNFTGAIIANEVCDAMPVRSFQIGAGQIVERGIGLIGQGELAWQTQPVQDAAILASLQAVSNEIPNFGFITEVNQTALAWVNTLAERLAHGAIFIADYGYPFQDYFHVSRAEGGIHCHYRHQVHDDVFFWPGLQDITAHLNFSELAEAAYVAGLTVSAFQTQRDFLISGEILTLIQSEQPTLAQVAALKQLLLPNMMGERFKVLTLTREIALPRLQQGDQRQRLASSYEQ, encoded by the coding sequence ATGACTCAAACGCACAAATTACCCTTACCAGACATTGCTGCGCAACAGCTCAGCATGACACTACAACAGCACATCCAGTCGGCGATTCATCAGCACAATGGCTGGTTACGTTTTGATCTGTTCATGCAGCATTGTTTGTATTATCCCGGACTTGGCTATTACCAAAACACCCTGCCTAAACTCGGCGCGGCGGGGGACTTTGTCACCGCGGCGGAAATCAGTCCGTTATATGCAGCCACTTTCGCTAACCATATTGCTGAAGTGCTCATTCAAACAACCGGCGACTGTCTGGAGTTTGGCGCCGGAAGTGGTCAGTTTGCTGTTGATCTCTTAAAACAACTGCAACAACGCCAACACCTGCCAAAACGGTATTTTATTCTGGAAACCAGTGCAACGCTGCAACAGCGACAACGACAGCTGATCCACCAGCAGATACCGGCGCTTATCGATCGCGTTCATTGGCTGGCGCAATTGCCTGATAATTTCACTGGTGCAATTATCGCGAATGAAGTTTGTGATGCCATGCCTGTGCGCAGCTTTCAAATCGGGGCAGGGCAGATCGTCGAACGCGGTATCGGCCTGATTGGTCAAGGTGAGCTAGCGTGGCAAACTCAGCCAGTGCAAGACGCGGCAATATTGGCGAGCCTGCAAGCGGTAAGCAATGAAATCCCCAATTTTGGTTTTATCACCGAAGTCAATCAAACGGCGCTGGCCTGGGTAAATACCCTAGCTGAGCGATTAGCGCATGGCGCCATTTTTATTGCTGATTATGGCTACCCATTCCAGGATTACTTTCATGTCAGTCGCGCTGAAGGGGGCATTCACTGTCATTATCGTCATCAGGTTCATGACGATGTCTTTTTCTGGCCTGGCTTACAGGACATCACAGCACACCTTAATTTTTCTGAGCTAGCCGAGGCGGCATATGTGGCCGGCTTGACCGTCTCCGCATTTCAAACGCAACGCGATTTTTTAATATCCGGCGAGATTTTGACTCTGATTCAATCCGAGCAACCGACCTTGGCTCAGGTAGCCGCGCTCAAGCAACTATTATTGCCAAACATGATGGGGGAGCGTTTCAAAGTGCTGACACTGACCCGCGAGATTGCCTTACCGCGCCTCCAACAAGGCGATCAACGGCAGCGCTTAGCCTCATCTTACGAGCAATAA
- a CDS encoding rhodanese-like domain-containing protein: MENLGEFIVNHWILSSLFVVLLFLIFSDTLTRQLSGAKSLSVNEAVTLVNQQKGCFVDIRSKEAFEKSHIADAVNLPPDALAEAEKKLKKPQQPLVVVCDSGQRARQAARQLKKQGYTDVSVMTGGLYAWREAKLPLFD, translated from the coding sequence ATGGAAAATTTAGGCGAATTTATCGTTAATCACTGGATTTTATCCAGTCTTTTTGTCGTGTTGTTGTTTTTGATTTTTTCCGACACGCTGACACGCCAGTTAAGCGGGGCGAAGTCGCTGAGCGTCAACGAAGCGGTCACCCTTGTTAATCAGCAAAAAGGGTGCTTTGTTGATATTCGAAGTAAAGAGGCGTTTGAAAAATCGCATATCGCGGATGCGGTTAACCTGCCACCTGATGCATTGGCTGAAGCCGAAAAGAAACTGAAGAAACCACAACAACCGTTAGTGGTGGTCTGTGATAGCGGCCAGCGTGCCAGACAGGCAGCCCGGCAGCTTAAAAAGCAAGGTTATACTGATGTTTCGGTAATGACCGGTGGTTTGTATGCTTGGCGTGAAGCCAAGTTGCCCTTGTTTGACTAG
- a CDS encoding NAD(P)H-dependent glycerol-3-phosphate dehydrogenase, whose translation MSAQRLLPTLVIGGGAWGTALAIALARNEHQTWLWTRDAEMAEVMQKQRCNTRYLPGVTLPSALEIKTDLQAAVQQAAHILIAVPSKAFAGVLDSLQPWLSDNEKPVSWATKGLLPESGAFLQQAVQSKLGSTRPLAIISGPSFAAEVAAGLPTALTVASSNVAFASDLATLLHGPQLRAYYSPDVIGVQIGGAVKNVLAIAAGISDGLQYGANARAALLTRGMAETLRLATALGADVQTMFGLAGMGDLILTCTDDQSRNRQLGLHIGQGASVAEAVHKVGRTVEGMDAAREVQMLAQQLNIEMPIVDQVCKVLFAGYDPRQSVQALLRRELKAEDSQNTV comes from the coding sequence ATGTCTGCACAACGGCTTTTACCGACGTTGGTAATAGGTGGTGGCGCCTGGGGAACGGCGCTGGCCATTGCCTTGGCGCGTAACGAACACCAGACTTGGCTGTGGACACGTGATGCCGAAATGGCCGAGGTGATGCAAAAACAGCGTTGTAATACACGCTATTTACCTGGTGTGACGTTGCCATCTGCGCTGGAGATCAAAACAGATTTGCAAGCGGCGGTTCAGCAGGCCGCACATATTTTGATTGCCGTGCCAAGTAAAGCTTTTGCCGGTGTGCTGGATAGTCTGCAACCCTGGCTTTCGGATAACGAAAAGCCGGTAAGCTGGGCAACCAAAGGCTTGTTGCCGGAGTCGGGTGCGTTTTTGCAGCAGGCTGTTCAATCAAAGCTGGGAAGTACGCGGCCTTTGGCCATTATTTCTGGACCGTCATTTGCGGCGGAGGTGGCAGCAGGATTGCCGACAGCGCTGACCGTGGCGTCATCGAATGTGGCATTTGCCAGTGATTTGGCAACTTTGCTGCATGGGCCTCAATTACGCGCCTACTATTCACCGGATGTGATTGGGGTGCAGATTGGCGGTGCGGTCAAAAATGTTCTGGCTATTGCTGCTGGTATCAGTGACGGCTTGCAATATGGCGCGAATGCGCGTGCTGCGTTATTGACCCGCGGTATGGCAGAAACGCTTCGTTTGGCGACCGCGTTAGGTGCCGATGTACAAACCATGTTTGGGCTGGCTGGTATGGGCGATTTGATCCTGACGTGTACCGATGATCAGAGTCGTAATCGTCAGCTTGGTTTACACATTGGCCAAGGCGCATCAGTCGCAGAAGCCGTGCATAAGGTGGGCCGTACGGTGGAAGGTATGGATGCGGCACGAGAGGTGCAAATGTTGGCCCAGCAGTTAAATATTGAGATGCCAATCGTTGATCAGGTATGCAAAGTGTTGTTTGCAGGGTACGATCCGCGGCAATCAGTGCAAGCGCTGTTGCGTCGGGAGTTAAAGGCGGAAGATAGCCAGAATACGGTCTGA
- the folK gene encoding 2-amino-4-hydroxy-6-hydroxymethyldihydropteridine diphosphokinase, whose product MHHNKYLIGLGCNLDPEQNMARMVHALLPYVNTLVLSRVLATPPVGMNSYRQFLNCVAYIETTLSADEFKTLSNEIEATMGRDRADPDSKRKDRPADIDILCQADRQEIIQKPVSAITEEYFLYPVISELQAFLDNKPLPVMPAGVSIQDQHLFFGQTPTTIDRDTDTSQKRVLQ is encoded by the coding sequence ATGCACCATAACAAATACCTCATTGGTCTGGGATGTAACCTCGACCCCGAGCAGAATATGGCACGCATGGTTCATGCTTTATTGCCGTATGTGAATACGCTGGTATTGAGTCGGGTTTTGGCGACACCACCGGTTGGCATGAATAGTTATCGACAGTTTTTAAATTGCGTTGCCTACATTGAAACAACATTATCTGCCGACGAATTTAAAACGCTGAGCAATGAAATTGAAGCGACCATGGGCAGAGATCGCGCCGATCCCGATAGCAAACGTAAAGACCGGCCTGCCGATATAGACATTCTTTGTCAGGCTGATCGGCAGGAGATTATTCAAAAACCGGTTAGCGCCATTACCGAGGAATACTTTCTTTACCCAGTTATCAGTGAGCTACAGGCATTTCTGGATAATAAACCGTTACCCGTGATGCCGGCAGGGGTGAGCATTCAGGACCAACACTTATTTTTTGGACAAACGCCGACCACCATCGACCGGGATACTGACACCAGTCAAAAACGGGTTTTGCAATAA
- the rpsU gene encoding 30S ribosomal protein S21, whose product MPSVRVKENEPFDVALRRFKRACEKAGTVAEARAREAYEKPTTVRKRAAAAAVKRHQKKLARENASRVRLY is encoded by the coding sequence ATGCCGTCAGTACGTGTAAAAGAGAACGAACCTTTTGATGTCGCGCTGCGCCGCTTTAAGCGCGCATGTGAAAAAGCGGGCACAGTGGCTGAAGCGCGTGCGCGTGAAGCTTACGAAAAACCAACTACCGTGCGCAAACGTGCGGCAGCCGCAGCAGTTAAGCGTCATCAGAAAAAACTGGCTCGTGAAAATGCCAGCCGAGTTCGTCTCTACTAA
- the folB gene encoding dihydroneopterin aldolase, with amino-acid sequence MDKIYLNDLKIDTIIGVYDWERHTRQTLRFDFIFDWDIRPAAQQDDLQHTLDYGLVAEKVVAFVENSEFQLIETLAEQVAQLLLNHFPITRLQLTLTKPVRLHGQNQAKIEIVRSR; translated from the coding sequence ATGGATAAAATTTATTTAAATGATTTAAAAATTGACACCATCATCGGCGTGTACGATTGGGAACGGCATACTCGTCAAACACTGCGGTTTGATTTTATTTTTGATTGGGACATTCGCCCAGCGGCTCAACAAGATGATCTACAGCACACACTGGATTATGGTCTGGTTGCCGAAAAAGTTGTCGCGTTTGTTGAAAATAGTGAGTTTCAACTTATCGAAACCTTGGCAGAGCAAGTGGCACAGTTGTTACTGAATCATTTTCCGATAACACGTTTACAGCTTACCTTGACCAAGCCAGTCCGGCTTCATGGGCAAAACCAGGCCAAAATCGAGATTGTGCGAAGCCGCTAA
- the secB gene encoding protein-export chaperone SecB, which yields MAEDNAAAQEQQARFIIQKIYTKDISFETPNSPAIFREEWKPTLDLQLGTEHEKIDEENHEIVLVVTVTARVNDKVAFIAEVKQAGIFTLAGYSDDEMGPLIGSYCPNTVFPFAREVVADMVTKGGFPQLVLAPVNFDAVYKRKLDSMAQMREQSAGNPEQTH from the coding sequence ATGGCGGAAGACAACGCAGCAGCACAAGAACAACAAGCACGATTTATTATTCAAAAAATCTATACCAAAGATATTTCCTTCGAAACACCGAATTCACCGGCAATTTTCCGTGAAGAGTGGAAGCCTACGCTAGATCTGCAATTGGGCACCGAACACGAAAAAATTGATGAAGAAAACCATGAAATCGTTCTGGTGGTGACGGTCACGGCGCGCGTCAATGACAAAGTTGCTTTTATTGCCGAAGTTAAACAAGCCGGTATTTTTACGCTGGCTGGTTACTCGGATGATGAAATGGGGCCACTGATCGGCAGCTATTGCCCGAATACTGTTTTCCCCTTTGCCCGTGAAGTCGTTGCGGATATGGTCACTAAAGGCGGTTTCCCACAGTTGGTTCTGGCACCGGTGAACTTTGATGCGGTTTATAAACGTAAGCTCGACTCAATGGCACAAATGCGTGAACAGTCCGCAGGCAATCCGGAACAAACCCACTAA
- the dnaG gene encoding DNA primase: MAGKIPPQFIDALLARVDIVDVIDARVPLKKAGKNLQACCPFHNEKTPSFTVSPEKQFYHCFGCGAHGTAISFLMEYDQLSFPEAIQELAESVGMQVPAAQQNALRPVQQNLYDLLEKANQYYLHQLQHHPQRQVFLDYLEQRGLSTEIVHQFDIGMAPDGWDNLFRTLASNNETSRLLEQAGMLVKNDKGRLYDRFRNRLMFPIRDRRGRVIGFGGRVIEADALPKYLNSPETPIFRKGHELYGLYQARKANRRLDRILIVEGYMDVIALAQYGVTNAVATLGTATTPDHLRQLIRSAPEVVFCFDGDQAGLDAAWRAAENALPVLGGNFELKFMFLPAGDDPDSLIRREGKAQFETMLNDAQSFSAFFLDHLKQRVGGDSMDARARLIELAKPYLGRITAGVYRDMLAQQLAEQAQTSRHVLNKHLGKSAESNRPAKKKTPTVSQKTPERLAISILLQYPTLHLALTETESLANLSNKGVVVLRQLLEMLRNNPQLTNSGMLLERWRGHELFPHLEKLAKMPLDFDETDKLRPELVGCIQKLQQQARYERQKYLTEKYKSPAGLTSSEKEELRSLM; the protein is encoded by the coding sequence ATGGCCGGAAAAATCCCTCCCCAATTTATTGATGCGCTCTTAGCACGCGTTGACATTGTCGATGTCATCGATGCGCGGGTGCCATTGAAAAAAGCCGGCAAAAACCTGCAAGCCTGCTGCCCATTCCATAATGAAAAAACACCTTCTTTTACGGTGAGTCCCGAGAAGCAGTTTTATCATTGTTTTGGCTGTGGGGCACACGGTACCGCAATCAGTTTTTTAATGGAGTATGACCAGCTAAGCTTTCCTGAAGCCATTCAAGAGCTCGCCGAAAGTGTTGGCATGCAAGTACCTGCGGCACAGCAAAACGCTCTGCGCCCAGTCCAGCAAAATCTTTATGATTTGCTGGAAAAGGCCAATCAATATTACCTTCATCAGCTACAGCATCACCCGCAACGACAGGTTTTTCTTGATTACCTTGAACAGCGCGGCCTGAGCACCGAGATTGTGCATCAATTTGATATCGGTATGGCGCCTGACGGCTGGGATAATCTCTTTCGTACCTTAGCCAGCAACAATGAAACCAGCCGATTGCTAGAGCAAGCCGGCATGCTCGTTAAAAATGATAAAGGGCGTTTGTATGATCGGTTTCGCAACCGATTAATGTTTCCGATCCGGGATCGACGGGGCCGGGTGATTGGCTTTGGTGGACGGGTAATTGAAGCTGACGCACTGCCCAAATATCTTAACTCGCCAGAAACGCCAATCTTTCGTAAAGGTCATGAGCTTTATGGCTTATATCAGGCGCGAAAAGCTAACCGACGTCTGGATCGTATTCTGATCGTTGAAGGCTATATGGATGTCATTGCCTTGGCGCAGTATGGGGTGACCAATGCCGTGGCGACCCTTGGCACGGCAACGACACCGGATCATTTACGGCAATTGATTCGTAGTGCCCCCGAAGTGGTTTTTTGCTTTGATGGTGATCAGGCGGGTCTGGATGCAGCCTGGCGTGCAGCAGAAAATGCCTTGCCTGTGCTTGGCGGTAATTTTGAATTGAAGTTTATGTTTCTGCCAGCAGGCGATGATCCGGATAGCTTGATTCGGCGTGAGGGTAAAGCGCAATTTGAGACGATGCTAAACGATGCTCAGAGTTTTTCAGCGTTTTTTCTGGATCACTTAAAGCAACGTGTTGGGGGCGATTCGATGGATGCGCGGGCGCGTCTAATTGAATTAGCTAAACCTTATCTTGGGCGAATCACGGCGGGTGTTTATCGCGATATGCTGGCGCAACAACTCGCCGAGCAGGCACAAACCAGCCGCCACGTTTTAAACAAACATTTAGGGAAAAGTGCGGAATCGAACCGACCTGCAAAAAAGAAAACACCAACGGTATCGCAAAAAACACCGGAACGGCTGGCGATCAGTATTTTATTGCAATACCCGACTTTACACCTTGCCCTGACCGAAACCGAGAGTTTGGCTAATTTATCCAATAAAGGGGTGGTCGTATTGAGGCAACTGCTTGAAATGCTTCGCAACAATCCCCAATTAACGAATAGCGGCATGCTGCTGGAACGCTGGCGGGGACATGAACTCTTTCCTCACTTGGAAAAGTTGGCAAAAATGCCGTTGGATTTTGATGAAACAGATAAGTTAAGGCCAGAGCTGGTGGGGTGCATCCAAAAGCTGCAACAACAAGCCAGATACGAAAGGCAAAAATATCTGACCGAAAAATATAAGTCGCCGGCGGGGTTGACCAGTAGCGAAAAAGAAGAGCTGAGATCACTCATGTGA